A window of Metabacillus sp. B2-18 contains these coding sequences:
- a CDS encoding potassium channel family protein, with product MKKQFAVFGLGRFGGSLVKEFHELGIEVLAIDKSEEKVQQYAAYATHAVRANAIDETILKQLGVRNVDHAFVSFGDDIEASILTSLILKELGIPQVWAKAQNDYHQKVLDKIGVNRVIHPERDMAKRIAHHIISEKMIDYIELSREYSMVEVVATKKLCNKTLLDLDIRSKYGCNIVGIQRGEEIFVSPGADEKITLGDVLLIIGKNKDIVDFEEYGM from the coding sequence GTGAAAAAGCAGTTCGCTGTATTTGGTTTAGGACGTTTTGGTGGAAGCCTTGTGAAAGAGTTTCACGAGCTCGGAATTGAAGTGCTCGCAATTGACAAAAGTGAAGAAAAGGTTCAGCAATATGCTGCCTATGCAACACATGCCGTAAGAGCCAACGCGATAGATGAAACAATTCTAAAGCAGTTAGGTGTACGAAATGTGGATCATGCATTTGTATCATTTGGTGATGATATTGAAGCGAGTATACTGACCTCATTAATTTTAAAGGAATTAGGGATTCCACAGGTTTGGGCTAAAGCTCAGAATGACTACCACCAAAAGGTATTAGATAAAATTGGCGTGAATCGTGTTATACATCCTGAAAGAGATATGGCCAAACGAATTGCTCATCATATTATTTCTGAAAAAATGATCGATTATATTGAATTATCAAGAGAATACAGCATGGTAGAGGTCGTAGCTACAAAAAAATTGTGTAATAAAACACTTTTAGATCTGGATATACGTTCAAAGTATGGATGTAATATTGTCGGCATTCAAAGGGGAGAAGAAATTTTTGTATCACCTGGTGCTGATGAGAAAATTACGCTCGGTGATGTTTTGTTAATAATCGGTAAAAATAAAGATATTGTTGATTTCGAAGAGTATGGGATGTAA
- a CDS encoding twin-arginine translocase TatA/TatE family subunit: MNLGFGEIFLIIFVALLLFGPNKLPALGRAAGKTLREFKNATKGLIDDDDSSVKNNKE; the protein is encoded by the coding sequence ATGAACTTAGGCTTTGGAGAAATTTTTCTCATTATCTTTGTCGCACTATTATTATTTGGACCAAATAAATTACCTGCCCTTGGTAGAGCAGCCGGTAAAACATTAAGAGAATTTAAAAATGCAACAAAGGGTCTGATCGATGATGACGACTCTTCGGTTAAAAACAATAAAGAATAA
- a CDS encoding D-alanyl-D-alanine carboxypeptidase family protein, with protein sequence MIKNKIKSVFFILLVWTIFIPNSISALENQDLPLYSESFILLDAQSGQTIYEKNSQVQMPPASITKIATAIYAIEKGHLEDIVTVSENARNVDGTRVYLEVDEQVPLIKLIQGLVINSGNDAGVAIAEHLSGTIDEFIIDFNSYLKEEIGVQHTIFKNPHGLYDPEHMTTAEDMAKITRYAMKNETFMEIFQTSELAWDGQTWDTTIVNHHEMVRDKEYEGISGGKNGFVQESGFTLVTTANREKISLIAVTLNAMSHCLIMGSKILKLNWLWQMNILKIT encoded by the coding sequence ATGATAAAAAACAAAATAAAATCTGTTTTTTTCATTCTGTTAGTATGGACAATATTTATACCAAATAGTATTTCTGCTTTAGAAAATCAAGATTTACCACTTTATAGCGAATCATTCATTCTACTAGATGCCCAGTCAGGTCAAACAATATATGAAAAAAATAGTCAGGTACAAATGCCGCCTGCCAGCATTACAAAGATTGCGACAGCGATTTATGCAATTGAAAAAGGTCATTTAGAAGATATTGTGACAGTTAGTGAGAATGCCAGAAATGTGGATGGTACACGTGTTTATCTAGAGGTTGATGAGCAGGTCCCTTTAATAAAATTAATTCAAGGTCTGGTTATAAACTCTGGTAATGACGCAGGGGTGGCAATAGCTGAACATTTAAGTGGAACGATTGATGAGTTTATTATTGATTTTAATTCTTATTTAAAAGAGGAAATTGGCGTACAGCACACAATATTTAAAAATCCTCATGGACTTTATGATCCAGAACACATGACAACTGCTGAAGATATGGCAAAAATTACTCGATACGCAATGAAAAATGAAACGTTTATGGAGATATTTCAAACTAGTGAATTAGCCTGGGACGGTCAAACATGGGATACAACCATTGTAAACCATCATGAAATGGTTCGAGATAAAGAGTATGAAGGTATTTCTGGTGGCAAAAATGGATTTGTACAGGAATCAGGATTTACACTAGTAACAACTGCAAACCGTGAAAAAATTAGTTTAATAGCTGTTACATTAAATGCTATGTCACATTGCTTGATTATGGGTTCCAAAATTTTGAAACTGAATTGGTTATGGCAAATGAACATTTTAAAGATAACTTAG
- a CDS encoding TetR/AcrR family transcriptional regulator, which produces MSAIEIKHSALQQFAMHGYDGTSLSLIANDVGIKKQSIYSHFTNKDELFLTILAEVIEDEKNYLLTYFSENEKLELRSKLYHFLTNSCQRYEREASMKFLLRNGYLPPSHLHGQVMDSLYSYYDEVESIVINNLQSHQPELAFPLKEVAVSYIGLFDSLLIELLYGGFERFQRRLNACWNIYWKGISN; this is translated from the coding sequence ATGTCAGCAATTGAAATAAAACATTCTGCATTACAACAATTCGCCATGCATGGTTATGATGGTACCTCACTATCATTAATAGCAAACGACGTTGGGATAAAAAAGCAATCTATTTATTCTCATTTCACAAACAAAGATGAATTATTTCTGACCATCTTAGCTGAGGTAATTGAAGATGAGAAAAACTACCTCCTCACTTACTTTTCAGAAAATGAAAAACTTGAATTAAGGTCGAAGCTCTATCATTTTTTGACAAACAGTTGTCAAAGGTATGAAAGAGAAGCTTCAATGAAATTTTTATTAAGAAACGGGTATTTACCTCCGTCACATTTACATGGACAAGTGATGGACAGCCTTTATTCCTATTACGATGAAGTTGAATCAATCGTTATCAATAATTTACAAAGTCATCAGCCTGAATTAGCATTTCCATTAAAAGAGGTGGCTGTTTCATATATCGGACTATTCGATTCTTTATTAATCGAGCTTCTATATGGTGGATTTGAACGTTTTCAGCGACGGTTAAATGCTTGTTGGAATATTTATTGGAAAGGTATATCCAACTAA
- a CDS encoding DMT family transporter → MGKYWFLVYFAVIFEVSWVTGLKHANSTLAWIMTVISILISFYLLIQATNRLPISTVYAVFTGLGATGTVIIELLFFSHEINWVKVGLCAILIAGVVGLKMVTDDHQTPSSKGEI, encoded by the coding sequence ATGGGCAAATATTGGTTTCTTGTTTATTTTGCCGTTATTTTTGAAGTTAGTTGGGTAACAGGCTTAAAACATGCTAACAGTACGCTTGCATGGATCATGACTGTTATATCAATTCTTATTAGTTTTTATCTATTAATTCAGGCAACGAATCGACTGCCGATTAGCACTGTTTATGCTGTATTCACCGGATTAGGAGCTACTGGAACTGTTATTATTGAACTTCTCTTTTTTAGTCATGAAATTAACTGGGTTAAAGTTGGACTTTGTGCAATCTTAATTGCAGGGGTTGTTGGTCTGAAAATGGTGACAGACGATCACCAAACCCCTTCTTCGAAAGGAGAGATTTAA
- a CDS encoding DMT family transporter, with protein MDWLFLILAGLCEVAGVAAIARFNMQKSWLNAFFLALGFGTSFFFLTIAMQTISMGTAYAVWTGIGTVGSTLFGIFFLGEPAGWKRLLFISMIISATIGLKFIPS; from the coding sequence ATGGACTGGTTATTCCTTATTTTAGCTGGCCTTTGTGAAGTTGCTGGTGTTGCTGCGATCGCCCGATTTAATATGCAAAAAAGTTGGCTTAATGCATTTTTTCTAGCTTTAGGTTTTGGTACTAGCTTTTTCTTTCTGACCATAGCTATGCAAACTATTTCAATGGGAACAGCCTATGCTGTCTGGACGGGAATCGGAACAGTTGGCAGTACATTGTTTGGCATCTTCTTTTTAGGAGAACCTGCTGGGTGGAAGAGATTATTATTTATCTCAATGATTATTTCAGCAACAATTGGTCTGAAATTTATACCGTCTTAG
- a CDS encoding DUF2935 domain-containing protein, whose product MKTYEQAAAFEHQFWLQVLGDHARFILNALSVNEQKDIEKAKEFKDIFDTLLKKSREQTNFVALTLEAEEYAKELRKFKLSIIERHLVEKMTIHLPPSFINHMVNELEEYLLVLSYLKKKEKPPIFHELHHHLLWLLDAAGHAGAISDTLDRAEKQLKQKSDVFTKDFEDFYLKAVELSGYLRANVDSFPALTKMNKDVKLEIELFRGFLAEIEEMELNNEMLSTFSPLMADHMMREECYYLMKVAEASNTEKPNCDPTKPRR is encoded by the coding sequence ATGAAAACATATGAGCAAGCGGCAGCGTTTGAACATCAGTTTTGGCTACAAGTTCTTGGAGATCATGCACGGTTTATTTTAAATGCTTTGTCAGTAAATGAGCAGAAGGATATAGAGAAGGCAAAGGAATTTAAAGATATATTTGACACATTATTAAAAAAATCAAGAGAACAAACGAACTTTGTTGCATTAACATTAGAAGCTGAAGAATATGCAAAAGAACTTCGTAAGTTTAAGCTCTCTATTATTGAAAGACATCTCGTTGAAAAAATGACCATACATCTTCCACCTTCATTTATAAATCATATGGTCAATGAGCTTGAAGAATATTTATTGGTTCTTTCTTATTTGAAAAAGAAGGAGAAGCCACCAATCTTTCACGAGCTTCATCACCATTTATTGTGGTTGTTAGATGCTGCAGGACATGCAGGAGCTATTTCGGACACACTAGACAGAGCTGAAAAGCAATTAAAGCAAAAGAGTGATGTTTTTACAAAAGACTTCGAGGATTTTTATTTAAAAGCAGTAGAATTATCAGGTTATTTACGAGCAAATGTGGACTCATTCCCAGCCTTAACCAAAATGAATAAAGATGTAAAGCTGGAGATTGAATTATTTAGAGGCTTTTTAGCGGAAATAGAGGAAATGGAATTAAATAATGAAATGCTTAGTACCTTTTCCCCACTAATGGCAGATCATATGATGAGGGAAGAATGCTATTACTTAATGAAGGTTGCAGAAGCTTCAAATACAGAAAAGCCAAATTGTGATCCGACTAAACCTAGAAGATAA
- a CDS encoding manganese catalase family protein, with protein sequence MFYHIKELQYNAKPDRPDAVYAKKLQEILGGQYGEISVAMQYLFQGWGTRCPGKYKDMLLDIGTEELAHIEMLATMIGRLLDNAPLKDQEEAAKDPVIEAVLGGMNPQHAIVAGLGALPVNSVGVPWQGAYIIASGNLLADFRANLNAESQGRLQAVRLYEATDDRGVKDMLSFLIARDRMHQNQWLAAIAELEAKEGKTVPSTFPINLEAQQFSYKFMNLSRGEESAKGRWASGPSMDGQGVFEYVQHPQPHAPKPIPRPAPPVYHDTPPGAC encoded by the coding sequence ATGTTTTATCACATCAAGGAACTTCAATACAATGCGAAACCCGATCGTCCAGATGCCGTTTATGCAAAAAAACTTCAGGAAATATTAGGTGGTCAATACGGAGAGATTTCTGTTGCGATGCAATACTTATTTCAAGGTTGGGGAACAAGATGTCCTGGTAAATATAAAGATATGCTTCTAGATATTGGTACTGAGGAGCTTGCACATATTGAAATGCTCGCCACAATGATTGGCAGGTTACTTGATAACGCTCCACTTAAGGACCAAGAGGAAGCAGCAAAAGATCCAGTTATTGAAGCGGTTCTTGGCGGAATGAATCCACAGCATGCCATTGTAGCTGGATTAGGTGCTCTCCCAGTCAATAGTGTTGGTGTCCCATGGCAAGGAGCTTACATCATTGCTAGTGGTAACTTATTAGCTGATTTTAGAGCAAATTTAAATGCTGAGTCACAAGGTAGGCTTCAAGCAGTACGTTTATATGAAGCAACAGATGATCGTGGCGTTAAGGATATGCTTTCGTTTTTAATAGCTAGAGATAGAATGCACCAAAATCAATGGTTGGCTGCGATTGCTGAATTAGAGGCCAAGGAAGGAAAGACTGTACCTAGTACATTCCCTATTAATCTTGAAGCACAGCAATTTTCTTATAAATTTATGAATCTTTCAAGAGGAGAAGAAAGTGCTAAGGGACGTTGGGCGAGCGGTCCAAGTATGGATGGTCAAGGTGTATTCGAATACGTTCAACACCCACAGCCACATGCACCAAAACCAATTCCACGCCCAGCACCACCTGTTTATCATGACACTCCTCCAGGAGCCTGTTAA
- a CDS encoding GNAT family N-acetyltransferase, translating into MEIVTNRLIIKPCEEELLPVEMDRGPHVQHYLEEVEVDSDLKGWGVWLVFRKDDEQLIGDIGFKGKPENGIVEVGYGILKEVQGKGYAAEAVEALLNWAFKSGEVQKVIAECLKTNTASIKVLEKLSMTKVEEDELMMYWERHIFH; encoded by the coding sequence ATGGAAATTGTAACGAACCGATTAATAATTAAACCCTGTGAAGAGGAATTATTACCAGTGGAGATGGACAGAGGTCCACATGTTCAGCACTACTTGGAAGAAGTAGAAGTAGATTCTGATCTCAAAGGCTGGGGAGTATGGCTCGTTTTTCGTAAAGATGATGAACAATTGATCGGCGATATTGGATTTAAAGGAAAACCTGAAAATGGTATCGTGGAAGTAGGATATGGAATATTAAAAGAAGTACAAGGAAAAGGGTATGCAGCTGAAGCGGTTGAAGCACTCCTTAATTGGGCCTTCAAATCAGGAGAAGTACAAAAGGTGATAGCAGAATGCTTAAAGACCAATACTGCTTCTATTAAAGTTCTAGAAAAGTTATCTATGACAAAAGTGGAAGAAGACGAGCTTATGATGTACTGGGAAAGACATATTTTTCATTAA
- a CDS encoding PAS domain S-box protein — protein sequence MSSTMNKGKREKLDEFIKNSSFFDQQFAKLKQEAYYAMDLEGNYVRVNNVCEELTGYSKEELYCLSYNDLLVSNSFDYVDEVFHNTLNGDLQHYECKIYTKDKTQKEIEVTNSPIIFDNEVIGVYGIAKDITKFNSQKLKLQESERLHRSLIEHSPDGVIITQNGRFVYANTVASILLGGEKKEDVINKNVQDFIPKIVESHLIKCLKEAEEDGVASELYEEKLLQLTDKEIDVEIKAIPTIYQGDRAVNLLIRDITERKLAHEVMVNSEKLSVAGQLAAGIAHEIRNPITAIKGFLQLMESGKSYKQEFFSVISAEINRIEIILSELLALAKPQLDKYCNKDIKGILQHVVALTKSQAILHDVHIQTSFSKDSLEVLCDENKLKQVFINFIKNAIEAMSYTNGGMILVKSEKVGDQSLIIKIIDQGPGIPDEILKKIGEPFFTTKENGTGLGVMVSFEIVKQHDGEVQINSDSNGTTVSITLPLSSSLTS from the coding sequence ATGAGTAGCACAATGAATAAAGGAAAGAGAGAGAAGCTAGATGAATTCATAAAGAATAGTAGTTTTTTTGATCAACAGTTTGCAAAATTAAAGCAGGAAGCTTACTATGCTATGGACTTAGAGGGAAATTATGTTAGAGTAAATAACGTTTGTGAAGAACTAACGGGATATTCGAAAGAAGAATTATATTGCTTAAGCTACAATGATCTCCTTGTAAGTAATAGTTTTGATTATGTTGACGAGGTTTTTCACAATACATTGAACGGTGACCTTCAGCATTATGAATGCAAGATTTATACAAAGGATAAAACACAGAAGGAAATAGAAGTAACAAATTCACCAATTATTTTTGATAACGAAGTGATTGGTGTTTACGGCATTGCAAAGGATATTACAAAGTTTAATAGTCAAAAATTAAAACTACAGGAAAGTGAACGTCTACACAGAAGTCTTATTGAACATTCCCCTGATGGAGTCATAATAACCCAAAACGGGAGGTTTGTATATGCGAACACAGTAGCATCGATCTTGTTAGGCGGCGAAAAGAAAGAAGATGTTATTAATAAGAATGTTCAGGATTTTATTCCAAAAATAGTAGAAAGCCATCTGATTAAATGTTTGAAAGAAGCAGAAGAAGACGGTGTTGCATCAGAACTTTATGAAGAGAAGTTGCTTCAATTAACAGATAAAGAGATTGATGTTGAAATTAAAGCCATTCCAACAATCTATCAAGGAGATAGAGCTGTTAATTTACTTATTAGAGATATTACTGAGAGAAAATTAGCACACGAAGTGATGGTTAACTCTGAAAAGCTTTCTGTCGCAGGTCAATTGGCAGCAGGGATTGCACATGAAATTCGAAATCCAATAACTGCTATTAAAGGGTTTTTGCAGTTAATGGAGAGTGGGAAGAGCTATAAGCAAGAATTTTTCTCGGTGATTTCAGCTGAAATTAATAGGATTGAAATAATCCTAAGCGAATTATTAGCTTTAGCAAAACCACAACTTGATAAATACTGCAATAAAGATATAAAAGGTATATTGCAACATGTAGTTGCGCTAACCAAATCACAGGCAATTTTACATGATGTACATATTCAAACGTCTTTCTCAAAGGATTCATTAGAGGTTTTATGTGATGAAAACAAATTAAAACAAGTGTTTATTAACTTTATTAAAAATGCAATTGAAGCAATGAGTTATACCAATGGTGGGATGATCTTAGTCAAAAGTGAAAAAGTTGGAGATCAATCTCTCATAATTAAAATTATTGACCAAGGACCAGGAATTCCCGATGAAATTCTTAAGAAAATAGGTGAGCCATTTTTTACTACAAAGGAAAATGGTACAGGATTGGGTGTAATGGTAAGCTTTGAGATTGTGAAGCAGCATGATGGTGAAGTGCAAATTAACAGTGATTCAAATGGGACAACCGTTTCTATCACTCTCCCGCTATCTTCATCATTAACTAGTTAG
- a CDS encoding S1C family serine protease gives MGYYDQTDITREQKKTKKSIKPIFSSLLSGIVGGALVLGVTTYTQEQQPTVEQNTAAVEAVTQNNDSAPNVSTQELSTNSSSIADIVDSLTPAIVGITNMQTQTSRDFFNSSSESVEAGTGSGFIFKKEGDVGYILTNNHVIEGAQSIEVTLYNGEKVPAELVGTDALTDIAVLKIDAEHVEVVADLGDSSQLRTGEDVIAIGNPLGEEFSRTVTQGIISGIDRTIDVTTSEGNWALDVLQTDAAINPGNSGGPLINMSGQVIGINSLKISDSGVEGLGFAIPSNDVVPIAEELLSNGKIQRPFLGVGLVEMSEVPQYYLQQNMSLPEEVTEGVIVGNVSPASPADEAGLKQQDVIVSMNDQEITSSSDLRKFLYSETEIGEEVKVTLYRAGEKMTVTIKLTNKDSTNA, from the coding sequence ATGGGATATTATGATCAAACAGACATTACACGCGAACAGAAAAAAACAAAAAAAAGTATCAAACCAATTTTCTCTTCACTGCTAAGTGGAATTGTTGGTGGAGCATTAGTATTAGGTGTGACGACTTATACACAGGAGCAACAACCGACAGTAGAACAAAATACAGCTGCAGTTGAAGCTGTTACTCAAAATAATGATTCTGCCCCTAATGTCTCAACACAAGAACTATCTACAAATTCTAGCTCTATTGCTGATATCGTTGATAGCCTAACGCCAGCAATTGTTGGGATTACGAATATGCAAACACAAACAAGCAGAGATTTCTTTAACAGCTCATCAGAAAGTGTTGAAGCTGGAACAGGTTCAGGATTCATCTTTAAAAAAGAAGGTGATGTAGGATATATTTTAACAAATAACCACGTTATTGAAGGAGCACAATCAATTGAAGTAACTCTTTATAATGGAGAGAAAGTTCCAGCAGAGCTAGTTGGAACGGATGCATTAACTGACATAGCTGTACTCAAAATCGATGCAGAGCATGTTGAAGTTGTGGCAGATTTAGGTGATTCATCACAACTTCGTACAGGTGAAGATGTGATCGCAATTGGAAATCCATTAGGAGAAGAATTCTCAAGAACCGTAACACAAGGAATCATAAGCGGTATTGATCGAACAATTGATGTAACAACATCTGAAGGTAATTGGGCACTTGATGTTCTTCAAACAGATGCAGCAATTAATCCAGGTAACAGTGGAGGTCCATTAATAAACATGAGTGGACAGGTTATCGGAATTAATAGTTTAAAAATTAGTGATAGCGGTGTAGAAGGGCTAGGCTTTGCCATTCCGAGTAACGATGTAGTTCCTATTGCTGAAGAGCTATTGTCTAATGGAAAAATCCAACGTCCTTTCCTTGGTGTAGGATTAGTTGAGATGAGTGAGGTACCTCAATATTATTTACAACAAAACATGAGTCTACCTGAAGAAGTGACAGAAGGCGTTATTGTTGGGAATGTTTCACCAGCATCACCGGCAGATGAAGCAGGTCTCAAGCAACAAGATGTGATTGTCTCAATGAACGATCAAGAAATCACAAGTTCAAGTGATTTAAGAAAGTTTCTATACTCAGAAACGGAAATTGGTGAAGAAGTAAAAGTAACTCTTTACCGAGCAGGAGAAAAAATGACCGTTACGATTAAGCTTACAAACAAAGATAGTACAAATGCATAA
- a CDS encoding response regulator transcription factor has translation MSYNVYLVEDEQNLNELLTMYLKNEKWSVTSCLTGSQARELIDKPPHLWILDIMLPDIDGYQLIREIKAASPNVPVIFISARDADIDRVLGLELGSDDYISKPFLPRELVIRAQKLLSRTYIEESNESSKVITLTPYEIDEQVRIVYFNNEEVNLTSKEFDLLQLFIHNQGQAFSREQILTNIWGEDYFGTDRVVDDLVRRLRKKMPELKLETIYGFGYRMLKG, from the coding sequence ATGAGTTACAATGTATACTTAGTCGAGGATGAACAGAATTTAAATGAATTGTTAACCATGTATCTCAAAAATGAAAAATGGTCTGTTACCTCTTGCCTTACCGGGTCCCAGGCAAGAGAGCTAATAGACAAGCCTCCTCATTTATGGATCCTGGATATTATGCTTCCTGATATTGACGGATATCAATTAATTCGTGAAATAAAAGCAGCGTCACCTAACGTTCCTGTTATTTTTATCTCTGCTAGAGATGCTGATATTGATCGTGTTTTAGGGTTGGAGCTTGGTAGTGATGATTATATTTCAAAACCTTTTTTACCAAGAGAACTTGTCATTCGAGCACAAAAACTATTATCAAGAACATATATAGAAGAATCAAATGAATCTAGTAAAGTTATTACTCTTACTCCCTATGAAATAGACGAGCAAGTAAGAATTGTTTACTTTAATAATGAAGAAGTTAACTTAACATCAAAGGAATTTGATCTGCTTCAATTGTTTATACACAATCAAGGTCAGGCTTTTTCTAGAGAGCAAATTCTAACGAATATTTGGGGAGAAGATTATTTCGGAACAGATCGAGTTGTTGATGATTTAGTCCGAAGATTAAGAAAGAAAATGCCGGAACTGAAACTAGAAACAATCTATGGATTTGGCTACAGGATGTTAAAGGGATGA
- a CDS encoding sensor histidine kinase — protein MKNKPLAFQIWVVFSGILLVISLLLVIFFPTTLRSFFTKEIYKTIENEQLVLMEYGNPGNSLQNDKQKDRTVSHLFLPIQSRYYLYSEELPADFIRQTQDLAAQQTASSERYEKNLRNQTLFYVIHKLTINGEPSYLLSYSWDSYRNDLVFTLFRQLMIVMAVVFLFSWIPSIWLARYLSKPLVKLEKHVKDISEQAWHEPVEVDRNDEIGKLGHMIEKMRQHLVRKDEAQQTLLQNISHDLKTPVMVIRGYARSVNDGIFPKGDLSSTMDVIEDESEKLEKKIKDLLYLTKLDFLSTRKPKKAPFRLDMLIHEEVERIKWAKPELTWNLNVEDATIMGDSEQWEKLLENLLENSLRYAETAISISMSKSEHYLTLSLWNDGPPIDKEIIGQLFEPFQKGQKGEFGIGLSIVKRIADLHESKVWAVNERNGAAFYIEIPIG, from the coding sequence ATGAAAAATAAACCGTTAGCCTTTCAAATTTGGGTAGTATTTTCAGGCATTCTTTTAGTTATTTCATTATTATTAGTGATTTTTTTCCCCACCACTTTACGAAGCTTTTTCACAAAAGAAATTTATAAAACGATTGAAAATGAACAGCTTGTATTAATGGAATACGGTAATCCTGGAAACAGTCTGCAAAATGACAAACAAAAAGACCGTACTGTTTCCCATTTGTTTTTACCTATCCAAAGTCGATACTATTTATATAGTGAAGAGCTACCAGCTGATTTTATTCGTCAAACACAGGATTTAGCTGCACAGCAAACAGCATCTAGTGAAAGATATGAAAAGAATTTACGAAATCAAACACTTTTTTATGTGATTCATAAGCTAACAATCAACGGTGAGCCTAGTTACTTACTATCCTATTCATGGGATTCTTATCGGAATGATCTTGTGTTCACCCTATTTCGACAACTCATGATTGTCATGGCCGTTGTTTTTTTATTTAGCTGGATACCGTCGATTTGGCTAGCAAGGTATTTATCAAAACCACTTGTTAAGCTTGAAAAGCATGTAAAAGACATTTCTGAGCAAGCCTGGCACGAACCAGTTGAAGTAGACCGAAACGATGAAATTGGAAAACTCGGGCACATGATTGAAAAAATGCGTCAGCATCTTGTAAGGAAAGACGAAGCTCAGCAAACGCTTCTACAAAATATTTCACATGATTTAAAAACACCTGTTATGGTTATCCGTGGGTATGCTCGATCTGTTAATGACGGTATTTTCCCGAAAGGTGATCTTTCCAGTACAATGGATGTTATAGAAGATGAATCAGAAAAGCTTGAGAAAAAAATAAAAGATTTACTATACTTAACGAAGCTTGATTTTCTATCCACAAGAAAGCCGAAAAAAGCTCCGTTTCGCCTCGATATGCTTATACACGAGGAAGTGGAACGAATTAAATGGGCAAAACCCGAACTTACTTGGAATTTAAATGTTGAAGACGCAACAATTATGGGGGATTCAGAGCAGTGGGAAAAGCTGCTGGAAAATCTACTTGAAAATTCCTTACGTTATGCTGAGACAGCCATTTCAATATCAATGTCAAAATCAGAACATTATCTTACTTTAAGCTTATGGAATGATGGACCGCCTATTGACAAAGAGATCATTGGACAGCTTTTTGAACCTTTTCAAAAAGGACAAAAAGGAGAATTTGGAATCGGATTAAGCATTGTTAAACGTATTGCAGATTTGCATGAATCTAAGGTGTGGGCAGTAAACGAGAGAAATGGAGCTGCTTTCTATATAGAAATTCCTATAGGCTGA